A genome region from Schlesneria paludicola DSM 18645 includes the following:
- a CDS encoding tetratricopeptide repeat protein codes for MKTINWLSVLLVSTLFCLPGDVMARGFGGRAAGGGGGGGRAGAGGGGGARPSFGGGGGARPNFGGGGGGGGGARPNLGGGPGAGGGARPNFGGGAGVGGGARPNFGGGAGVGGGARPNLGGGPGAGGGPRPNFGGASGGGGGGRPNLGNIPNHSPSFSHPIGGGSSRPNFGGGNAGIGNRPQIGGGNRPSVLPGGIASRPGAGGGGEQFRPGTGIRPGGGGGGEQLRPGGGNRPGGGGGGQQNRPGWANRPGAGGGGEQFRPGNGIRPGAGGNRPNFGNNNNFGHIGNNNNNFNNINIHQNNFNHATTRPYYNNWQHGNWNGNWNRPGGGYWNGWAHGYGHGYMNRGWGGYWNGGYGGYWGRPWYASPVAWGLGAWTLGSIMYSSGYASYSNPYYVGGGSSSAYYDYSQPITVINQPADSSLLATATPVDAGTTVADTTVADTTAAAPSPEVQEGTSHMDLAREAFKNGNYADAATEIDLAIKALPKDAALHEFRALVFFATKDYKQAAGTLYAVLSAGPGWDWTTLSGMYSNVATYTDQLRTLEQFVKDNSSSADARFVLAYHYLTCGYSDSARKQYQEVVKLQPADQLSAQLLKLLGGDPAAETGTTEAAATPTPQPPDPKTSPETATPSEEEPHPPLDIDATKIVGNWNAQRPDGTTFTLDLTSDSKFTWGFSQGTKKQEFGGKYSVDGAILVLERSDGQQMPGLVTLADNGFNFKLYGGPPDDTGLDFKK; via the coding sequence ATGAAGACAATCAACTGGCTCTCCGTTCTGCTTGTCTCAACGCTTTTCTGCCTGCCTGGAGACGTTATGGCGCGAGGTTTCGGTGGCCGCGCAGCTGGTGGGGGTGGCGGTGGGGGACGAGCTGGCGCCGGCGGGGGTGGCGGTGCCCGGCCGAGTTTCGGAGGCGGCGGGGGAGCTCGACCCAACTTTGGTGGTGGTGGTGGTGGTGGCGGAGGAGCACGTCCAAACCTCGGAGGTGGACCAGGCGCTGGAGGCGGTGCACGTCCGAATTTTGGGGGCGGTGCCGGAGTCGGCGGAGGGGCACGTCCGAATTTTGGGGGCGGTGCCGGGGTCGGCGGAGGAGCACGTCCGAACCTCGGAGGTGGACCAGGCGCTGGAGGCGGGCCCCGCCCGAATTTTGGAGGTGCTTCGGGGGGCGGCGGAGGGGGACGCCCTAATCTCGGAAACATCCCCAACCACAGCCCCTCATTCAGCCATCCGATCGGCGGCGGTTCCTCGCGTCCCAACTTCGGAGGTGGCAATGCAGGCATCGGCAATCGGCCACAAATCGGTGGGGGCAATCGTCCTTCGGTACTACCCGGAGGCATCGCCTCGCGCCCCGGTGCGGGCGGCGGCGGTGAACAGTTTCGACCGGGAACGGGAATCCGACCCGGTGGCGGCGGTGGAGGAGAACAATTGCGACCCGGAGGCGGAAACAGACCTGGTGGCGGCGGGGGCGGCCAACAGAATCGGCCAGGATGGGCGAACCGACCTGGAGCAGGCGGAGGGGGCGAACAGTTTCGTCCAGGAAATGGCATCCGCCCTGGGGCTGGGGGCAATCGTCCCAATTTCGGCAACAACAATAACTTTGGCCACATCGGCAACAACAATAACAACTTCAATAACATCAACATTCATCAAAACAACTTTAACCACGCGACGACTCGCCCCTACTACAACAACTGGCAACATGGAAACTGGAACGGAAATTGGAACCGTCCAGGCGGCGGATACTGGAACGGCTGGGCGCACGGCTACGGCCACGGTTACATGAACCGTGGCTGGGGCGGATACTGGAACGGCGGATACGGTGGCTATTGGGGTCGCCCCTGGTATGCCAGTCCCGTCGCCTGGGGATTGGGCGCCTGGACGCTGGGCTCGATCATGTACAGCTCAGGTTACGCCTCATACAGCAATCCCTACTATGTCGGCGGGGGCAGTTCTAGCGCTTACTATGACTATTCCCAACCGATCACCGTGATCAATCAGCCAGCGGATTCAAGCCTTTTGGCAACCGCAACTCCGGTCGATGCCGGAACCACCGTCGCCGATACGACGGTCGCCGACACCACCGCAGCGGCTCCTTCCCCAGAAGTGCAGGAAGGAACGTCGCACATGGATCTTGCTCGCGAGGCCTTCAAAAATGGCAACTATGCCGACGCAGCCACCGAGATCGATCTCGCGATCAAGGCGCTGCCAAAAGATGCCGCGCTGCACGAATTTCGTGCGTTGGTTTTCTTTGCGACCAAGGATTACAAGCAGGCGGCGGGCACGCTCTACGCCGTGCTGTCGGCCGGTCCAGGCTGGGATTGGACGACGCTCAGTGGCATGTACTCCAACGTCGCAACGTATACAGACCAGCTTCGAACTCTCGAACAGTTCGTCAAAGACAACTCCAGTTCGGCCGATGCGCGATTTGTTCTCGCCTATCATTATCTGACCTGTGGCTACTCCGATTCGGCCAGAAAACAGTACCAAGAGGTCGTCAAACTCCAACCGGCTGACCAGCTTTCAGCTCAACTTCTGAAGCTCCTCGGCGGTGACCCTGCTGCGGAAACTGGCACGACCGAAGCGGCTGCCACACCGACGCCGCAGCCACCGGACCCCAAGACATCCCCCGAAACGGCAACGCCATCAGAAGAAGAGCCTCACCCCCCTCTGGACATCGACGCCACGAAGATTGTCGGCAACTGGAACGCCCAGCGTCCTGATGGCACGACATTCACACTCGATCTGACGTCCGATTCCAAGTTCACCTGGGGCTTCTCGCAAGGAACGAAGAAGCAGGAATTTGGCGGCAAGTATTCCGTCGACGGAGCGATCCTTGTCCTCGAACGCAGCGACGGGCAGCAGATGCCCGGCCTCGTCACATTGGCCGACAACGGCTTCAATTTCAAACTCTACGGAGGTCCACCGGACGACACAGGACTCGACTTCAAAAAATAA
- a CDS encoding sensor histidine kinase, whose amino-acid sequence MTTNLFSLLATLIQQQRPALLERWRRQMRRLPSAGPLDLQALNDHIPMLLDEFVATLRTRADQTNPEELPKGSSPAHGLQRLQDDFDIEEVVAEYNILRACIHDVADENGISLQGQPFHLMNGFFDHAIGCALQAYATRRSHEEQQRRNEYLSFVTHDLRTPLNAISLAGKVLEMTIPKDSSSVESIQMLTSLRRNVEHLEKLIGKVLEENAHLESSSGIKVERREFDLWPLVESLIHDLRPMSDTSGTKLTNQVPPNLVVYADASLLHRVFQNLLANAIKYAPQGEVIVIAREQPQEETVECQISDNGSGIPVETLDQVFDKGVSDPDNEEGLGLGLAIVKTFIEAHDGSVTVESQHGTGTIFRFSLPNRTNTRPSTSPST is encoded by the coding sequence ATGACGACGAACCTGTTCAGCCTTCTGGCAACGCTCATCCAACAACAACGCCCTGCGTTGCTCGAACGGTGGCGACGTCAAATGCGACGACTTCCCTCCGCGGGCCCCCTCGATCTCCAGGCTCTCAACGATCACATTCCGATGCTTCTCGACGAATTCGTCGCAACCCTTCGAACACGTGCCGACCAGACGAATCCGGAAGAGTTGCCCAAGGGAAGTTCGCCTGCACACGGCCTCCAACGACTCCAGGACGATTTTGACATCGAAGAAGTCGTTGCGGAATACAATATCCTGCGTGCGTGCATCCATGATGTCGCCGACGAAAATGGCATCAGTCTGCAAGGACAGCCGTTCCACTTAATGAACGGGTTCTTCGACCATGCCATCGGTTGTGCGCTTCAAGCGTATGCGACGCGACGATCACACGAAGAACAACAACGACGCAACGAGTACCTCTCGTTTGTGACGCACGATTTGCGCACGCCGCTGAACGCGATTTCCCTTGCCGGGAAGGTTCTTGAAATGACCATTCCCAAAGACTCGTCCAGCGTCGAGTCGATTCAGATGCTGACCTCGCTGCGCCGCAACGTTGAGCACCTCGAAAAGTTGATCGGCAAAGTTCTCGAGGAAAATGCCCACCTCGAGTCGAGCAGCGGAATTAAAGTCGAGCGGCGGGAATTCGACTTGTGGCCGCTCGTCGAATCGCTCATTCACGATCTTCGCCCCATGTCGGATACGTCAGGTACGAAGCTCACCAATCAGGTCCCGCCAAATCTGGTCGTTTATGCCGACGCGAGCCTCTTACATCGCGTCTTTCAGAATTTGCTGGCCAACGCAATCAAATACGCGCCACAAGGTGAGGTCATTGTCATAGCACGTGAACAGCCCCAGGAAGAGACCGTCGAATGCCAGATCAGCGACAATGGGTCGGGGATCCCCGTCGAGACACTCGACCAGGTTTTCGACAAAGGCGTGTCCGATCCTGACAATGAAGAAGGACTCGGATTGGGGCTGGCCATCGTCAAAACATTTATCGAAGCGCACGATGGAAGCGTCACGGTCGAAAGCCAACACGGGACAGGCACCATTTTTCGCTTCTCGTTGCCAAACCGTACGAACACACGCCCGTCGACTTCGCCTTCTACCTGA
- a CDS encoding cation:proton antiporter produces MRQRVRRRILLPGLLLAVTWMLMFFVTQPRVHADSSAVADALAVESHAGETQHPAGHHDPVTPVLLGLSIVLFAAKAGGAIAVRLRQPAVLGELLVGVLLGNLLLAGFDGVEFLRPASPADHGTQVTGLVALTLDMLARIGVILLLFEVGLESSVRDMVKVGWSSLLVAILGVVAPFSLGWFVGQWMLPNHSWHVHLFLGATLSATSVGITARVFKDLGKSDTDVAKIVLGAAVIDDVLGLVLLAVVQAVIIHGTADLVDVAWIVGKALVFLIGSVVLGDWLSPYLFRVAAKLNVHGMLMVSGLLFCFGLSWAASLMGLAPIVGAFAAGMILDEKHYAALRTQDQRSLEDWVLPVTTLLVPIFFVMMGFQVDLRSFRDPQVLILAAGITVAAIIGKQFCSLGAIGRGIDRLSIGFGMIPRGEVGLIFAAIGQGLVSNGKPVIEASVYSAVVVMVMVTTFVTPPLLNWSLQRKSAPVPTAIS; encoded by the coding sequence ATGAGACAACGCGTCCGACGTCGAATTCTGCTGCCGGGCCTGTTGCTCGCCGTGACATGGATGCTGATGTTCTTCGTCACTCAACCACGTGTTCACGCCGATTCGTCTGCTGTCGCAGACGCCCTGGCTGTGGAAAGTCATGCAGGTGAAACGCAACATCCGGCCGGTCATCATGACCCGGTCACGCCCGTGCTGCTAGGACTGTCGATCGTGTTGTTTGCGGCGAAAGCCGGTGGTGCCATTGCGGTCCGTCTGAGGCAGCCGGCCGTGCTTGGTGAACTACTGGTCGGGGTATTGTTGGGAAATCTTTTACTCGCCGGTTTTGACGGGGTCGAATTCCTTCGTCCGGCAAGCCCTGCGGATCATGGGACACAGGTGACCGGCCTTGTCGCGTTGACGCTCGACATGCTAGCGCGGATTGGTGTGATCTTGCTTCTGTTTGAAGTGGGGCTGGAATCCAGTGTTCGCGACATGGTCAAGGTTGGCTGGTCGTCACTCCTGGTTGCGATCTTGGGCGTGGTTGCACCGTTCAGTCTTGGCTGGTTTGTCGGCCAGTGGATGCTGCCGAATCATTCGTGGCACGTGCATCTGTTTCTGGGAGCGACTCTTTCCGCGACGAGTGTGGGGATCACTGCGCGCGTCTTTAAGGATCTCGGCAAGAGTGATACTGATGTCGCCAAGATCGTGCTTGGGGCAGCGGTCATTGATGACGTTTTGGGTCTTGTGCTGCTGGCGGTCGTTCAGGCCGTCATTATCCATGGAACCGCGGATTTGGTCGACGTCGCGTGGATTGTGGGGAAGGCGCTGGTCTTTTTGATCGGCAGTGTCGTCCTTGGCGACTGGCTGAGCCCCTACCTGTTCCGGGTTGCCGCCAAGCTGAATGTGCATGGCATGCTGATGGTTTCGGGCCTGTTGTTCTGTTTTGGATTGTCCTGGGCGGCGAGCCTGATGGGGCTGGCTCCGATTGTCGGTGCATTTGCGGCAGGGATGATTCTTGATGAGAAACACTATGCCGCGCTGCGGACGCAGGATCAGCGTTCACTGGAAGACTGGGTCTTGCCCGTCACGACGCTGCTGGTTCCGATCTTCTTCGTGATGATGGGTTTTCAGGTAGATTTACGGAGTTTCCGTGACCCGCAAGTTCTGATTCTGGCGGCTGGAATTACCGTCGCGGCGATCATTGGGAAACAGTTCTGCTCTCTCGGAGCCATCGGCCGCGGAATTGACCGTCTGAGTATTGGGTTCGGAATGATTCCCCGTGGTGAGGTGGGGCTGATCTTTGCGGCCATTGGTCAAGGTCTGGTCTCGAATGGAAAACCTGTGATTGAGGCGTCGGTTTATTCTGCGGTCGTCGTGATGGTCATGGTGACCACCTTTGTCACGCCTCCGTTGCTCAACTGGTCATTGCAGCGTAAGTCGGCCCCGGTTCCGACCGCCATTTCGTGA
- the nhaR gene encoding transcriptional activator NhaR, giving the protein MNQLNFQHLFYFWTVAREGTIAKACKILFLTQPTISAQLRSLEKAAGAKLFERSGRHLVLTETGQTVFRYAEEIFSLSRELQETLSGRPSGRTRKLVVGVADVLPGMIVYRLLEPVLNLPEPVQLVCHDDKTEKLLARLAINELDVVLSDVPASPFVNVRAFNHLLGECAVSFMASADLAAKYRRGFPQSLNGAPFLLPMEGSSLRRSLDQWFDALEIRPMVRGEFGDCDLFEVFGSGGAGVFAVPTVVEQSIQQQHRVELLGRVDSIKERFFAISVEKRLKHPAVVAITDAARQRLFE; this is encoded by the coding sequence ATGAATCAACTCAACTTCCAGCATCTGTTCTACTTCTGGACTGTCGCCCGTGAAGGCACGATCGCGAAGGCGTGCAAGATTCTGTTTCTGACACAGCCGACAATCAGCGCTCAACTCCGGTCACTCGAGAAAGCCGCCGGTGCAAAGCTCTTCGAACGATCGGGCCGACATCTGGTCCTAACCGAGACCGGCCAGACCGTCTTCCGCTACGCCGAAGAGATTTTCTCACTCAGCCGTGAACTGCAAGAAACGCTCAGTGGCCGCCCCTCGGGCCGTACGCGCAAATTGGTGGTCGGCGTCGCCGACGTCTTGCCGGGAATGATTGTGTACCGTCTGCTTGAGCCGGTACTGAACCTGCCCGAGCCCGTTCAGCTCGTGTGCCATGATGACAAGACTGAAAAACTTTTGGCGCGATTGGCGATCAATGAACTGGATGTCGTATTGTCAGACGTTCCTGCGAGTCCATTCGTCAACGTGCGTGCGTTCAATCATCTACTCGGCGAATGTGCGGTCTCATTCATGGCCAGTGCCGACCTGGCGGCGAAGTATCGGCGCGGCTTCCCCCAATCGCTGAACGGCGCGCCGTTCCTGCTGCCAATGGAAGGCAGTTCCCTGCGTCGCTCGCTCGATCAGTGGTTCGACGCCTTGGAAATTAGGCCGATGGTCCGGGGGGAATTCGGGGACTGCGACCTGTTCGAGGTCTTCGGCTCGGGCGGAGCGGGTGTGTTTGCGGTTCCGACTGTCGTTGAACAAAGCATTCAGCAGCAACACCGCGTCGAGTTGCTGGGACGAGTCGACTCGATCAAAGAACGATTCTTTGCCATTTCCGTCGAAAAACGACTCAAGCATCCCGCAGTGGTCGCCATTACCGATGCGGCACGCCAACGACTGTTCGAATAG
- a CDS encoding aspartyl protease family protein: MCQWAVMESTGSDASRDKCVALRDVQAKVPDCGDSRLSHLFKRLIPFHRSGTLALVALCVLAISTIGWTADPFAADDMPSLSGEFAVGKDGRMILLPIEMEGRVLQFLLDTGACRTGFDLSLRDTLGTTVGRQRLQTPAGITNVETFHWPKISLNGQSLKSDLNVVCVDLTDLRQASSKQIDGVLGMDILRSQRLTIDFDRGTLTFMDSLLQPRSRLGTRLALGFFESGVPYLTGSVGDIHPERFLIDTGAQGNSLNPELFDRLVEKQHLRAGGPFSSVTVAGPVQGGRGYLDHLAIGPIHHEGLRMSRVGPSSIGLRYLSRYRVTFDFPDRAVYLRTGADHAKPEPHASCGMSLRWISGNVTVESVKPTSPAARAEIQPSDVLVRIDGKSATEFDQFAMRQLLTYEPGRKVSFRLLRKGREISTELVLEED, translated from the coding sequence ATGTGTCAATGGGCAGTCATGGAATCGACAGGATCAGACGCTTCGCGTGACAAATGCGTCGCCCTGCGCGATGTCCAGGCGAAAGTCCCGGATTGCGGTGATTCGAGATTGAGCCATCTCTTCAAGAGGTTGATCCCATTTCATCGGTCAGGCACGCTCGCCTTGGTTGCCCTCTGCGTGTTGGCCATCAGCACGATCGGCTGGACTGCCGACCCGTTCGCCGCGGACGACATGCCTAGCTTGTCCGGAGAATTCGCCGTCGGAAAAGATGGACGCATGATCCTGTTACCAATCGAAATGGAAGGACGAGTTCTCCAGTTCCTGTTGGATACAGGCGCGTGCCGTACCGGTTTCGATCTGAGCTTACGCGATACACTTGGCACCACGGTGGGACGCCAGCGATTGCAGACGCCTGCCGGGATCACAAACGTTGAAACATTTCATTGGCCGAAAATCTCTCTTAATGGACAGTCACTCAAATCGGACCTGAACGTGGTTTGTGTTGATCTCACCGATCTGCGTCAGGCCTCCAGCAAGCAAATCGATGGCGTGCTGGGCATGGACATCCTGCGTTCTCAACGCCTGACGATTGATTTTGACCGTGGAACGCTCACCTTCATGGACTCGTTGCTGCAGCCGCGATCAAGGCTAGGAACCCGGCTTGCACTCGGTTTTTTCGAAAGTGGAGTTCCTTATCTGACAGGATCGGTTGGCGACATACACCCAGAACGATTTCTGATCGATACTGGAGCACAAGGAAATTCTCTGAATCCGGAACTGTTCGATCGGCTCGTCGAGAAACAACATCTGCGAGCAGGCGGCCCCTTTTCGAGTGTCACCGTCGCAGGACCGGTTCAAGGGGGACGCGGATATCTCGATCACCTTGCAATTGGTCCGATTCACCACGAAGGATTGAGAATGTCCCGCGTGGGTCCGAGTTCCATCGGACTGCGGTATCTCTCTCGCTACCGAGTGACTTTCGATTTCCCTGATCGAGCCGTCTACCTGCGAACCGGCGCTGATCATGCGAAACCAGAACCACATGCCAGTTGCGGGATGTCCTTGCGCTGGATCAGTGGCAACGTGACTGTGGAATCGGTCAAGCCAACGAGCCCCGCTGCCAGGGCGGAAATCCAACCGAGCGACGTTCTGGTGCGAATCGACGGCAAATCGGCAACGGAATTCGACCAGTTCGCAATGCGGCAACTTCTCACGTACGAGCCCGGTCGCAAAGTCTCCTTCCGCCTGCTCCGTAAAGGCCGGGAAATTTCCACCGAACTGGTGCTCGAAGAGGACTGA
- a CDS encoding serine/threonine-protein kinase, which translates to MIPIDSTSRSEPPDADDAESTLSAETFIGTGSESTESDRDSKTVVGLTTESDTPGVSVVIGQNVGKYEIRSQLGSGGMGAVYLAFDPLIEREVALKVLSGDLSSSPTALQRFLGEARAIGRLNHPNVVSIYDIDQWNGQYYLVMELLSGGSIADRVGDAGRLPWDEACRMIAQAASGLAAAHESGMIHRDIKPENLMLTKDGLVKVVDFGLSKLLDASNHPHSAVTKAGQILGTPQYMSPEQFEAEEIDARTDIYSLGATLFRLLTARFPYHDCRSIVQVMTAHMTKPPPIPTEFAPSTPAECDRIVAKAMAKNPADRYQTCTQLVTDLEALLNGMPAATTVSGSNSEIVDRPLKTVLIVEPSKLQGLMLRNVFEQVCPRATQVVPDIEAGRKAVMQSVPDLLITSMQLPDGRGIDFLHELCQQPQFRHSTFVLNSNDSTIEDLAAIGQVASLVLAPKKVRPDEILSVVHATGPSIMTTGPLTVPIDPLSVRLQIVLDSGRIPDTLADLIRDLNLLDVDVRMSSQELTASDSPPDLILQLRRSDSPDSGAGIAACIAKSAKLAPVVATVQVDHGKLLLRAIQRQGVVAICQRELTAQRLVCLFQACRS; encoded by the coding sequence GTGATTCCTATTGATTCCACATCGCGATCGGAACCGCCCGACGCGGATGATGCCGAGTCCACCCTGAGCGCGGAAACGTTCATTGGTACGGGTTCTGAGTCAACAGAATCCGATCGAGACTCGAAAACGGTGGTCGGCCTCACGACGGAAAGTGACACCCCCGGGGTAAGCGTCGTGATCGGGCAAAACGTTGGAAAATACGAGATCCGCTCACAACTCGGATCAGGTGGCATGGGGGCGGTCTATCTGGCCTTTGATCCGCTCATCGAACGCGAAGTGGCACTGAAAGTTCTCTCGGGCGATCTGAGCAGCTCTCCCACGGCACTGCAGCGATTTCTGGGTGAAGCACGAGCCATCGGGCGGCTCAATCATCCGAACGTCGTGTCGATCTATGACATCGATCAATGGAATGGCCAGTACTATCTTGTGATGGAACTGCTGTCCGGCGGCAGTATTGCGGATCGCGTCGGCGATGCTGGCCGTTTGCCTTGGGACGAAGCCTGCCGCATGATCGCTCAGGCTGCAAGTGGCTTGGCGGCCGCACATGAATCGGGAATGATCCATCGCGATATCAAACCCGAAAATCTGATGCTCACGAAAGACGGTCTCGTCAAAGTTGTGGATTTCGGCCTTTCAAAACTTCTGGATGCTTCAAACCATCCCCATTCTGCCGTCACGAAAGCGGGGCAGATCCTGGGGACTCCGCAGTACATGAGTCCCGAACAATTCGAAGCCGAAGAGATTGATGCCCGGACCGACATCTACAGCCTCGGAGCCACACTCTTCCGCCTGTTGACGGCACGATTCCCCTATCATGACTGTCGCTCGATCGTACAGGTCATGACGGCCCACATGACCAAGCCTCCGCCAATTCCAACGGAGTTTGCACCATCGACACCCGCGGAATGCGATCGAATTGTCGCCAAAGCCATGGCGAAGAACCCCGCTGACCGTTATCAAACTTGCACGCAACTCGTAACCGATCTCGAAGCACTTCTCAACGGGATGCCGGCAGCTACGACGGTTTCGGGCAGTAATTCGGAAATCGTCGACCGCCCATTGAAAACCGTCTTGATCGTTGAGCCCTCGAAACTGCAGGGGCTGATGCTGCGGAACGTCTTCGAACAAGTCTGCCCTCGTGCCACACAAGTCGTCCCGGACATCGAGGCCGGCCGCAAGGCCGTGATGCAATCCGTACCGGACTTGTTGATCACGTCGATGCAATTGCCAGACGGGCGTGGAATCGATTTTCTACATGAACTTTGCCAGCAGCCACAATTTCGGCACTCGACGTTCGTGCTGAATTCAAACGATTCAACCATCGAAGATCTCGCGGCAATCGGTCAGGTCGCCAGTCTTGTCCTGGCTCCCAAAAAAGTGCGCCCCGACGAAATCTTGAGTGTGGTGCACGCAACGGGTCCCAGCATCATGACCACTGGACCGCTGACAGTGCCAATCGATCCGCTGTCAGTACGATTGCAGATCGTTTTGGATTCTGGACGGATTCCCGACACACTCGCCGACCTGATTCGCGATCTAAATCTGCTGGATGTGGACGTCCGGATGTCATCTCAAGAATTGACCGCATCAGACTCACCGCCAGATTTAATCTTGCAGCTTCGGCGATCCGATTCGCCTGACAGCGGTGCCGGAATTGCCGCATGCATCGCAAAATCCGCGAAATTGGCGCCGGTCGTGGCGACCGTACAAGTTGATCACGGGAAACTTCTCCTTCGCGCAATCCAGCGACAGGGTGTTGTTGCTATTTGTCAACGCGAACTCACTGCACAGCGCCTAGTCTGTTTATTCCAAGCGTGCCGGTCCTGA
- a CDS encoding chemotaxis protein CheW, with product MADQAESSSTPAVSRAKAKSSMQFVGFRLADQEYAFRIEQIQEILIPDRVTRMPQVPDYIEGVSNLRGTIIPIINLRRLFDLEPKEKDEETRTIVANVGTKTIGCTVDAVTQVIRITPEQIQPAPEIVKSEGTAYIAGFAKLDTRLVVLLEIDELLDPAKMEQVRQIASRGVSFDLKE from the coding sequence GTGGCAGACCAGGCAGAATCCAGTTCGACGCCAGCCGTTTCCCGCGCGAAAGCAAAGTCGTCGATGCAGTTCGTCGGTTTTCGTCTGGCGGATCAAGAATATGCATTTCGAATTGAGCAAATTCAGGAAATCCTAATTCCCGATCGCGTCACACGTATGCCTCAGGTTCCCGACTACATCGAAGGCGTAAGCAATCTGAGGGGAACCATCATCCCAATTATCAATCTCCGCCGGCTTTTTGATCTGGAGCCGAAAGAGAAAGACGAAGAAACGCGAACCATTGTCGCCAACGTCGGGACAAAGACAATCGGTTGCACGGTCGATGCGGTCACGCAGGTCATTCGCATCACACCTGAACAAATTCAACCCGCGCCCGAGATTGTCAAATCAGAGGGAACGGCCTATATCGCCGGCTTCGCCAAGCTCGATACCCGACTGGTGGTCCTGCTCGAAATCGACGAACTGCTCGATCCCGCGAAGATGGAACAAGTGCGACAGATCGCGAGTCGTGGGGTGTCATTCGACCTTAAAGAGTAG